In Pseudoduganella albidiflava, a single window of DNA contains:
- a CDS encoding PEPxxWA-CTERM sorting domain-containing protein: MKATMAGLALGIFFLGTTAHAEPIHIESEALTLTNAAAHADDRVTVLSSSGSVLQLSLTEMLARNNNAGAGWSVYDDQGIFRQVSAEYNTGYQLTLREGYRITSIEWSLTFAGQLQQATSPLDPPGQALNRTLEAMQVSSEGIAVGADTRFIDDLNGTQQLELSFATPAWFPTLDVELQSFVWMGAVGIAPSGIQPGVLSFASMNMTDAVLTIHTEMVPVPEPATYVMLLGGLGLVGAMARRQRS, from the coding sequence ATGAAGGCGACAATGGCCGGGCTCGCACTCGGCATCTTCTTTCTCGGCACGACGGCGCATGCCGAACCCATCCATATCGAATCGGAAGCGCTGACCCTAACCAACGCAGCGGCGCATGCCGACGACCGCGTCACGGTACTGTCCAGCAGCGGCTCGGTGCTGCAGCTATCGCTGACGGAAATGCTGGCACGTAATAACAACGCCGGCGCCGGCTGGTCCGTCTACGACGACCAGGGCATTTTCCGGCAAGTAAGCGCCGAGTACAACACGGGTTACCAGCTGACCCTGCGCGAGGGTTATCGCATCACGTCGATCGAATGGAGCCTGACGTTTGCCGGGCAGTTGCAGCAGGCCACGTCGCCGCTGGACCCGCCGGGCCAGGCGCTGAACCGAACGCTCGAGGCCATGCAGGTCAGCAGCGAGGGCATTGCGGTCGGTGCCGACACGCGCTTTATCGACGACCTGAACGGCACCCAGCAGTTGGAACTGAGTTTTGCCACGCCCGCCTGGTTCCCCACCCTGGACGTGGAGCTGCAGTCGTTCGTCTGGATGGGGGCCGTGGGCATAGCGCCCAGCGGCATCCAGCCGGGCGTGCTGTCGTTCGCGTCGATGAACATGACGGACGCCGTGCTGACGATCCACACGGAGATGGTCCCGGTCCCGGAACCGGCAACTTATGTGATGCTGCTGGGTGGCCTCGGCCTGGTTGGTGCGATGGCGCGCCGCCAGCGCTCCTGA
- a CDS encoding beta/gamma crystallin-related protein encodes MKRLFAAATLLASFNLAAAGELALYSQPDFRGAQISVRDTVRNFQDTGFNDRASSATVLSGAWEVCEHKDFGGRCTVLERGEYRDLGHLGNAISSVRELARGDDGRRDRRDDDRRGWRDRGDRGDRDERRGPPVELYSTRQFGGDRVVLAGDVHSLRSRDFNDRAGSMVVREGEWEVCEHDDYRGRCRVYGPGRYPALEGLNNQASSVRRLR; translated from the coding sequence ATGAAACGCCTGTTCGCCGCCGCCACGCTGCTGGCATCCTTCAACCTCGCTGCCGCCGGCGAATTGGCGCTGTATTCGCAGCCCGATTTCCGCGGTGCCCAGATCAGCGTGCGCGACACCGTGCGCAATTTCCAGGACACCGGTTTCAACGACCGCGCATCGTCGGCCACCGTCCTCTCCGGCGCCTGGGAAGTGTGCGAGCACAAGGACTTCGGCGGCCGGTGCACCGTGCTGGAACGGGGCGAGTACCGCGACCTGGGCCACCTGGGCAACGCGATCTCGTCGGTGCGTGAACTGGCGCGCGGGGACGACGGCCGCCGCGACCGCAGGGACGACGACCGGCGCGGCTGGCGCGACCGTGGCGATCGTGGCGACCGTGACGAGCGGCGCGGTCCGCCGGTCGAGCTGTATTCCACCCGCCAGTTCGGCGGGGACCGCGTGGTGCTGGCGGGCGATGTGCACAGCCTGCGATCGCGCGATTTCAACGACCGGGCCGGCTCGATGGTGGTGCGCGAAGGCGAGTGGGAAGTCTGCGAGCATGACGACTACCGCGGCCGCTGCAGGGTGTACGGGCCGGGCCGCTATCCCGCGCTGGAAGGCTTGAACAACCAGGCATCGTCGGTGCGCCGCTTGCGCTGA
- a CDS encoding FMN-dependent NADH-azoreductase, which yields MANVLYINSSVRSSGSLSRQLSAEFITKWKASHPSDTVVERDLAARPVPHLTEEMLGAFFTPPEARNAEQAFTVKLSDQLVDEVLAADVIVIGAPMYNFSVPSGLKAYIDHIARAGRTFKYTETGPVGLAGGKKVYVFTASGGVYSEGPAAGYDFLATYLRAVLGFLGITDITFVQAEGVALGEQALADTLAKSRQSIDALAAA from the coding sequence ATGGCAAACGTCCTGTACATCAATAGCAGCGTGCGGTCTTCCGGTTCGCTGTCGCGCCAGCTGTCGGCCGAGTTCATCACCAAATGGAAAGCCAGCCACCCGTCGGACACCGTGGTCGAGCGCGACCTGGCGGCCCGGCCGGTACCGCACCTGACCGAGGAAATGCTGGGCGCGTTCTTCACGCCACCGGAGGCGCGTAACGCCGAGCAAGCTTTCACCGTGAAGCTGTCGGACCAGCTGGTCGACGAAGTGCTGGCCGCCGACGTGATCGTGATCGGTGCGCCGATGTACAACTTCTCCGTACCGTCCGGCCTGAAGGCGTATATCGACCACATCGCCCGCGCCGGCCGCACCTTCAAGTACACCGAGACCGGTCCGGTCGGCCTGGCCGGCGGCAAGAAGGTGTACGTGTTCACCGCCAGCGGCGGCGTCTACAGCGAAGGCCCGGCCGCCGGCTACGATTTCCTGGCCACCTACCTGCGCGCCGTGCTGGGCTTCCTCGGCATCACCGACATCACCTTCGTCCAGGCCGAAGGCGTCGCGCTGGGCGAGCAGGCGCTGGCCGACACGCTGGCGAAAAGCCGCCAGTCGATCGACGCGCTCGCCGCCGCGTAA
- a CDS encoding LysR family transcriptional regulator: MREPGLPSLDQLRVFIAVIDHGGFAHAARALHRTQSVISYTIANLEEQLNIALLDRGKRRVTLTEAGKALLADARAVSARVDGMRARARALGAGLEAEICLVVDVMFPMCRLVMLLESFQREYPTVALRLHTEALGGVAQMVLDSRCQLGVSGMPVHLPDNIDRQLAGHVTMMPVCAPFHPLARYEGVVPTAALREHLQLVLTDRSPLTAGQDFGVLGLRDWRLADLHSKHALLRGGLGWGSMPEAMISEDLGSGRLVRLNLQDGAALQYPLFVIHRADNQLGPAGRWLKEQILALDYALPHGAY; this comes from the coding sequence ATGAGAGAACCCGGCCTCCCCTCCCTCGACCAGCTTCGGGTCTTCATCGCCGTGATCGACCATGGCGGCTTCGCCCATGCCGCGCGGGCGCTGCACCGCACGCAATCGGTCATCAGCTACACCATCGCCAACCTGGAAGAACAGCTGAACATCGCGCTGCTCGACCGCGGCAAGCGCCGTGTCACGCTGACCGAAGCGGGCAAGGCGCTGCTGGCCGATGCGCGTGCCGTGTCGGCCAGGGTGGACGGCATGCGCGCCCGCGCCCGCGCGCTCGGCGCGGGCCTGGAAGCGGAGATATGCCTGGTGGTCGATGTGATGTTCCCCATGTGCCGCCTCGTCATGCTGCTGGAATCGTTCCAGCGCGAGTACCCGACAGTGGCGCTGCGGCTGCATACCGAGGCGCTGGGCGGCGTGGCGCAAATGGTGCTGGACAGCCGCTGCCAGCTGGGCGTGAGCGGCATGCCGGTGCACCTGCCGGACAATATCGACCGGCAACTGGCCGGCCACGTCACGATGATGCCCGTCTGCGCGCCGTTCCATCCCCTGGCACGGTACGAGGGCGTGGTGCCCACCGCCGCGTTGCGCGAGCACCTGCAGCTGGTGCTGACCGACCGCAGTCCACTGACAGCGGGCCAGGATTTCGGCGTGCTGGGCCTGCGCGACTGGCGCCTGGCCGACCTGCATTCGAAGCATGCGCTGCTGCGCGGCGGCCTGGGCTGGGGCAGCATGCCGGAAGCGATGATCAGCGAAGACCTGGGCAGCGGCCGGCTGGTACGCCTGAACCTGCAGGACGGCGCGGCGCTGCAATACCCGCTGTTCGTCATCCACCGTGCCGACAATCAGCTCGGCCCGGCCGGCCGCTGGCTGAAGGAACAGATCCTCGCGCTCGACTATGCGTTACCGCACGGGGCGTATTGA
- a CDS encoding cysteine hydrolase, whose product MKDRLHLLVIDPQNDFCDLPPESLPIDTETGRARMPALPVPGAHDDMLRLAQLIERGRAGLAAITVTLDSHHRYHVAHPTFWVAGDGGPVMPFTEITAADVRAARFLPRDPRGRERTLAYLDALEAAGRYRLMVWPVHCEIGTWGHNVHDAVRNAYNRWEDAALGVVAKVAKGSNPWTEHYSAVMAEVPDAGEPDTLENRQLLASLRDADRVYVAGEAGSHCVKSTVEHIAERFGADASKLVLITDCMSPVQGFEAQQEDFFDRMRAAGVGFAQASDVVQELLVNAGR is encoded by the coding sequence ATGAAAGACCGACTGCACCTGCTTGTCATCGATCCACAGAACGACTTCTGCGACCTGCCCCCCGAATCCCTGCCGATCGACACGGAAACCGGCCGCGCGCGCATGCCCGCGCTGCCGGTGCCGGGCGCCCACGACGACATGCTGCGCCTGGCGCAGCTGATCGAACGGGGCCGCGCCGGCCTGGCGGCGATTACCGTCACGCTCGATTCCCACCACCGCTACCACGTGGCGCACCCGACCTTCTGGGTGGCCGGCGATGGCGGGCCGGTCATGCCATTCACCGAGATCACCGCGGCCGATGTACGTGCCGCGCGCTTCCTGCCGCGTGATCCGCGCGGGCGCGAACGCACGCTGGCCTACCTCGACGCGCTCGAGGCGGCCGGCCGCTACCGCCTGATGGTGTGGCCGGTGCACTGCGAAATCGGCACCTGGGGCCATAACGTGCATGACGCCGTGCGCAATGCCTACAACCGCTGGGAAGACGCGGCGCTGGGCGTGGTGGCGAAAGTCGCCAAGGGCTCGAACCCGTGGACCGAGCACTATTCCGCCGTGATGGCCGAAGTGCCCGATGCCGGCGAACCCGATACGCTTGAAAACCGCCAGCTGCTGGCCAGCCTGCGCGATGCCGACCGCGTGTACGTCGCCGGGGAGGCCGGCAGCCATTGCGTGAAGTCGACCGTCGAGCACATCGCCGAGCGCTTCGGCGCCGATGCCTCGAAGCTGGTGCTGATCACCGATTGCATGAGCCCCGTGCAAGGCTTCGAAGCGCAGCAGGAGGACTTCTTCGACCGGATGCGCGCCGCGGGCGTGGGCTTCGCGCAAGCCTCCGATGTGGTGCAGGAACTGCTCGTCAACGCTGGGCGCTGA
- the pncB gene encoding nicotinate phosphoribosyltransferase, giving the protein MTDMTDMTENFQPVVRSLLETDLYKFSMWQALLHWHPGAQAEYEFKCRNQPAYPLAELKDEIERQLDHLCTMTFREEELEYLRSLRYIKSDFVDFLTVFRFQRKFISVETNGDELLIHARGPQVHVMGFEIFVLYIVNELYFRRFDQEAALAEGRRRLDAKIAALKAFGKEPMRRNPFEFSDFGVRRRFSGEWHDEVVRRLAAEVPEFFKGTSNVYLAMRYKIHPIGTMAHEYMQSFQAFGVRLRDFQKAALEDWVQEFRGDLGTALTDVVGMDAFLRDFDLYFAKLFDGLRHDSGDPVEWGEKAIAHYARLRIDANTKRLVFSDGLDLDKAIHLYRHFADRIMTGFGIGTWLTNDLGVKPLNIVMKLVRCNGQSVAKLSDSPGKTMSKDETFLAYLRQVFEHPAA; this is encoded by the coding sequence ATGACCGATATGACCGACATGACCGAAAACTTCCAACCCGTCGTCCGCAGCCTGCTGGAAACCGACCTGTATAAATTCTCCATGTGGCAGGCGCTGCTGCACTGGCACCCGGGCGCGCAGGCCGAGTATGAATTCAAGTGCCGCAACCAGCCGGCCTATCCGCTGGCCGAATTGAAGGACGAGATCGAGCGCCAGCTCGACCACCTGTGCACGATGACGTTCCGCGAAGAGGAACTCGAGTATCTGCGCTCGCTACGCTACATCAAGAGCGACTTCGTCGACTTCCTCACCGTGTTCCGCTTCCAGCGCAAGTTCATCTCCGTGGAAACCAATGGCGACGAACTGCTGATCCACGCGCGCGGGCCGCAGGTGCACGTGATGGGCTTCGAGATCTTCGTGCTGTACATCGTCAATGAACTGTATTTCCGGCGCTTCGACCAGGAAGCCGCGCTGGCCGAAGGCCGCCGCCGCCTGGATGCCAAGATCGCCGCGCTCAAGGCGTTCGGCAAGGAGCCCATGCGGCGCAACCCGTTCGAGTTTTCCGACTTCGGCGTGCGCCGCCGCTTCTCGGGCGAATGGCACGACGAGGTGGTGCGCCGGCTGGCGGCGGAAGTGCCGGAATTCTTCAAGGGCACCTCGAACGTGTACCTGGCGATGCGCTACAAGATCCACCCGATCGGCACCATGGCGCACGAGTACATGCAATCGTTCCAGGCCTTCGGCGTGCGCCTGCGCGACTTCCAGAAAGCGGCGCTGGAGGACTGGGTGCAGGAATTCCGCGGCGACCTGGGCACGGCGCTGACGGACGTGGTGGGCATGGATGCGTTCCTGCGCGACTTCGACTTGTACTTCGCCAAGCTGTTCGACGGCCTGCGCCATGATTCGGGCGACCCGGTCGAATGGGGGGAGAAGGCCATTGCCCACTATGCGCGGCTGCGCATCGATGCCAACACGAAGCGGCTGGTGTTCTCCGATGGGCTGGACCTCGACAAGGCGATCCACCTGTACCGCCATTTCGCCGACCGCATCATGACCGGCTTCGGCATCGGTACCTGGCTGACCAACGACCTGGGCGTGAAGCCGCTGAACATCGTGATGAAGCTGGTGCGCTGCAACGGCCAGTCGGTGGCCAAGCTGTCGGACTCGCCGGGCAAGACGATGAGCAAGGATGAAACCTTCCTCGCTTACCTGCGGCAGGTATTCGAACACCCCGCCGCCTGA
- a CDS encoding DnaJ C-terminal domain-containing protein: MDYKDYYAVLGVPKTASADEIKAAYRKLVRKYHPDVSKEADADARTKELNEAYGVLGDPEKRAAYDELGSAPYRQAGEGGFRPPPDWGAGFESFGGADSDFFKDLFAHVGGGRRRGFQMRGDDSYAVIEIALQDAYAGAGRTISLRVPEADASGRVITRERTLNVTIPKGVTEGQQLRLAGQGQPGSGGAAAGDLYLEIRFAEDRRYRVEGRDVYQTVPVAPWEAALGAGIEVATPSGRVTVAVPADSQGGRKLRLKGRGIPGTASAPAGDLYLLLEIALPPANTPRARALYEQMARELGFNPRLDPRTGL; this comes from the coding sequence GTGGACTACAAGGATTACTACGCGGTGCTGGGCGTGCCGAAGACGGCCAGCGCCGACGAGATCAAGGCGGCATACCGCAAGCTCGTGCGCAAGTACCATCCCGACGTGAGCAAGGAAGCCGATGCGGATGCCAGGACCAAGGAGCTGAACGAAGCCTACGGGGTGCTGGGCGACCCCGAGAAGCGCGCGGCCTACGATGAACTGGGCAGCGCGCCATACCGGCAGGCCGGGGAGGGCGGCTTCCGTCCGCCGCCCGACTGGGGTGCCGGCTTCGAATCGTTCGGCGGCGCCGACAGCGACTTCTTCAAGGACCTGTTCGCCCACGTGGGCGGCGGCCGCCGGCGCGGTTTCCAGATGCGCGGCGACGACAGCTATGCCGTCATCGAGATCGCGCTGCAGGATGCCTATGCGGGCGCGGGCCGCACGATCAGCCTGCGGGTTCCCGAGGCCGATGCCAGCGGCCGCGTGATCACCCGTGAGCGCACGCTGAACGTGACGATCCCGAAAGGCGTGACCGAGGGCCAGCAATTGCGCCTGGCGGGGCAGGGCCAGCCCGGCAGCGGCGGTGCCGCCGCGGGCGACCTGTACCTGGAAATCCGCTTCGCCGAAGACCGCCGCTACCGCGTCGAGGGGCGCGACGTGTACCAGACGGTGCCCGTGGCGCCATGGGAAGCGGCGCTGGGCGCGGGCATCGAAGTGGCCACGCCGTCCGGCCGCGTGACGGTTGCGGTGCCGGCGGATTCGCAGGGCGGGCGCAAGCTGCGGCTGAAGGGCCGCGGCATTCCCGGCACCGCGTCCGCGCCGGCCGGCGACCTGTACCTGCTGCTGGAAATCGCGCTGCCCCCGGCGAACACGCCGCGGGCCAGGGCGCTGTACGAACAGATGGCGCGCGAACTGGGCTTCAACCCCCGGCTCGATCCGCGCACGGGGCTGTAA
- a CDS encoding antibiotic biosynthesis monooxygenase family protein — protein MIHEIAEITIKPGTAEAFEAAVREAVPLFRRAKGCVSMRIDRTIERPDTYRLLIGWATLENHTVDFRGSEDFQAWRALVGGYFAEPPKVEHLETVVNGF, from the coding sequence ATGATCCACGAAATCGCCGAAATCACCATCAAGCCGGGCACCGCGGAAGCCTTCGAAGCCGCCGTGCGCGAAGCCGTGCCGCTGTTCCGGCGTGCCAAGGGGTGCGTATCCATGCGCATCGACCGCACCATCGAACGCCCGGACACTTACCGCCTGCTGATCGGCTGGGCAACCCTCGAGAACCATACCGTGGACTTCCGCGGCAGCGAGGATTTCCAGGCCTGGCGCGCGCTGGTGGGCGGCTATTTTGCCGAGCCGCCGAAGGTCGAGCACCTGGAGACGGTGGTCAACGGATTCTGA
- a CDS encoding MATE family efflux transporter has product MPYSFTLPNIRKEAAALWQLAWPVLIGQLATVGMGVADVAMTGHTSAAELAAVSLGASVWSIILVTVNGTMMAVNTVVAHQVGAGAFDRIPHSVRQALWKAVGVGIVAALAANLATLLFDHLQLDDEVNARASMFVHIVSIGLLPFAAYRALYGYSASINQTKPVMVIAIIGLLVNIAVNWVLVFGNLGFPKMGALGCAVATGTVVWLDLLAIVLWIRIAPAYRASYPFDKWEWPHWPEVWNMLKLGVPIGVTYFAEVSVFGAVSLLVARFGVVTVSAHQIALNFASLTFMVPLSFGIGMIARVGQALGEGNPQRARFASFVGLWMSVGFAVLSALFIAVFRHHIAAAYTSDVAVQEMCAHLLLFAALFQLSDAAQVAASCAIRGYKVTRGPMVIQLIAFWGVALPVGCVLGLAPRWLPFAPGEPMSATGFWIGLVLGLTIAAVLLTLYLQRLSRQRALAGA; this is encoded by the coding sequence ATGCCCTATTCGTTCACCTTGCCCAATATCCGCAAAGAAGCCGCCGCCCTGTGGCAGCTGGCCTGGCCGGTCCTGATCGGCCAGTTGGCGACGGTGGGCATGGGCGTGGCAGACGTGGCGATGACGGGCCACACCAGCGCCGCCGAACTGGCCGCCGTGTCGCTGGGCGCCTCGGTATGGTCGATCATCCTGGTCACCGTCAACGGCACCATGATGGCCGTGAACACGGTGGTCGCGCACCAGGTGGGCGCCGGCGCGTTCGACCGGATCCCGCACTCGGTGCGGCAGGCGCTATGGAAAGCCGTGGGCGTGGGCATCGTCGCCGCGCTGGCGGCCAACCTGGCCACGCTGCTGTTCGACCACCTGCAGCTCGATGACGAGGTCAACGCGCGCGCCTCGATGTTCGTGCACATCGTCAGCATCGGCCTGCTGCCGTTCGCCGCCTACCGCGCGCTGTACGGCTACAGCGCCAGCATCAACCAGACCAAGCCCGTGATGGTGATCGCCATCATCGGCCTGCTCGTCAACATCGCCGTCAACTGGGTGCTGGTGTTCGGCAACCTCGGTTTTCCGAAGATGGGCGCGCTGGGCTGCGCGGTGGCCACCGGCACCGTGGTCTGGCTCGACCTGCTGGCGATCGTGCTGTGGATCCGCATCGCCCCCGCCTACCGCGCCTCGTACCCGTTCGACAAATGGGAATGGCCGCACTGGCCGGAGGTGTGGAACATGCTGAAGCTGGGCGTGCCGATCGGCGTCACCTACTTCGCCGAGGTCAGCGTGTTCGGCGCCGTCAGCCTGCTGGTGGCGCGCTTCGGCGTGGTCACCGTGTCGGCGCACCAGATCGCGCTGAACTTCGCCTCGCTGACCTTCATGGTGCCGCTGTCGTTCGGCATCGGCATGATCGCCCGCGTCGGCCAGGCGCTGGGCGAAGGCAATCCGCAGCGCGCCCGCTTCGCTTCCTTCGTGGGCCTGTGGATGTCGGTCGGCTTCGCGGTGCTGTCGGCCCTGTTCATCGCCGTGTTCCGCCACCACATCGCCGCGGCCTATACCTCGGACGTGGCGGTACAGGAAATGTGCGCGCACCTGCTGCTGTTCGCCGCGCTGTTCCAGCTGTCCGACGCGGCGCAGGTGGCCGCATCGTGCGCGATCCGCGGCTACAAGGTCACGCGCGGCCCGATGGTGATCCAGCTGATCGCGTTCTGGGGCGTGGCGCTGCCGGTCGGCTGCGTGCTGGGCCTGGCGCCGCGCTGGCTGCCGTTCGCGCCGGGCGAACCGATGTCCGCCACCGGCTTCTGGATCGGCCTGGTGCTGGGCCTGACGATCGCGGCCGTGCTGCTGACACTGTACCTGCAGCGGCTGTCGCGCCAGCGGGCGCTGGCCGGGGCTTGA
- a CDS encoding S9 family peptidase, with the protein MRTALSILALLAAGTASADRLTLDRLHSDPALAGNGVRALKVSPDGARVTFLRGRPDNQFQMDLWEFNLKDKSTRRLVDSKVLVAEENLSDAEKARRERERTAALKGIINYSWSPDGKRLLVPIAGNLYLIDVAKPDAARLVASGNVTDPKISPKGKYVSFVRDQNLYVIDLATGKEKALTTDGKGTLHNGEAEFVAQEEMHQYTGYYWAPDDSAIAYRRYDEAQVPVARRFEIYADRTDVIEQRYPAAGDKNAIVELRIVDPVSGATKEIDLGAEKDIYLVRADFSADSKKLLFQRQTRDQKKLELIAVDTATLAQKVLVTETAKTWTDINDDLRFLSGGRGFVWSSHRTGRNHLYLFDMDGNVKHALTKGEWGIDNLLAVDEQAGKVYFSSNKDAIIDKQTYAVSLDGRNADKPVRVTQADGWHDTTFARNGQLFVDTWSDPANPPQVSIRKPDGAILTWVEKNEVNASHPYYQYKSDHLPVEYGTLQASDGQTLYWSMIKPYRFDPAKKYPVYLSTYGGPGPQHVSRKWGDPFDMFMAQQGYVVFRLDNRGSGRRERAFTDAIYRNLGKVEVQDQLAGIDFLGKQAFVDPKRIGVYGWSYGGFMTLRLLSQGSDKIAAGVSGAPVTDWALYDTHYTERFMDKPSENKEGYADSTVFKHVDGLKSNLLLIHGMADDNVLFTNTTKMIDALVNRGVQFELMTYPGAKHGVSDRKQRKHVQVGIDAFFRKHLKPDTVQ; encoded by the coding sequence ATGCGTACCGCTCTCAGTATCCTGGCCCTGCTGGCCGCCGGCACGGCATCCGCCGACCGCCTGACCCTCGACCGCCTGCACAGCGATCCCGCCCTTGCCGGCAACGGCGTGCGCGCGCTGAAGGTGTCGCCGGATGGCGCCCGGGTGACGTTCCTTCGCGGCCGCCCGGACAACCAGTTCCAGATGGACCTGTGGGAATTCAACCTGAAGGACAAGTCGACGCGCCGCCTGGTCGACTCGAAGGTGCTGGTGGCCGAGGAAAACCTGTCGGATGCCGAGAAGGCGCGCCGCGAGCGCGAACGCACCGCCGCGCTGAAAGGCATCATCAACTACAGCTGGTCGCCCGACGGCAAGCGGCTGCTGGTGCCGATCGCCGGCAACCTGTACCTGATCGATGTCGCCAAACCGGATGCGGCGCGCCTGGTCGCCTCGGGCAACGTGACCGATCCGAAGATTTCGCCGAAGGGCAAGTACGTGTCGTTCGTGCGCGACCAGAACCTGTACGTGATCGACCTGGCCACCGGCAAGGAGAAGGCGCTGACCACGGATGGCAAGGGCACGCTGCACAACGGCGAGGCGGAATTCGTCGCGCAGGAAGAGATGCACCAGTACACCGGCTACTACTGGGCGCCGGACGATTCGGCCATCGCCTACCGCCGCTATGACGAGGCGCAGGTGCCGGTGGCGCGCCGCTTCGAGATCTATGCCGACCGCACCGACGTGATCGAGCAGCGCTACCCGGCCGCCGGCGACAAGAACGCGATCGTGGAACTGCGCATCGTCGATCCGGTCAGTGGCGCCACGAAGGAAATCGACCTGGGCGCGGAAAAGGATATCTACCTGGTGCGCGCCGATTTTTCCGCCGACAGCAAGAAGCTGCTGTTCCAGCGCCAGACGCGCGACCAGAAGAAGCTGGAACTGATCGCCGTCGATACCGCCACGCTGGCGCAGAAGGTGCTCGTCACCGAAACGGCGAAGACCTGGACCGACATCAACGACGACCTGCGCTTCCTGTCCGGCGGCCGTGGCTTCGTCTGGTCGTCGCACCGCACCGGCCGCAACCACCTGTACCTGTTCGACATGGACGGCAACGTGAAGCATGCGCTGACCAAAGGCGAATGGGGCATCGACAACCTGCTGGCCGTGGATGAACAGGCCGGCAAGGTGTACTTCTCGTCGAACAAGGACGCCATCATCGACAAGCAGACCTACGCGGTCTCGCTGGACGGCCGCAACGCCGACAAGCCGGTGCGCGTGACGCAGGCCGACGGCTGGCACGACACCACGTTCGCGCGCAACGGCCAGCTGTTCGTCGACACCTGGTCCGATCCGGCCAACCCGCCGCAGGTGTCGATCCGCAAACCCGATGGCGCGATCCTGACGTGGGTGGAAAAGAACGAGGTCAATGCCTCGCACCCGTACTACCAGTACAAGTCGGACCACCTGCCGGTGGAATACGGCACCCTGCAGGCCAGCGACGGGCAGACCCTGTACTGGTCGATGATCAAGCCCTACCGCTTCGATCCGGCGAAGAAGTATCCGGTGTACCTGTCCACCTACGGCGGCCCGGGCCCGCAGCACGTGTCGCGCAAGTGGGGCGATCCGTTCGACATGTTCATGGCGCAGCAGGGCTACGTGGTGTTCCGCCTCGATAACCGCGGCTCGGGCCGCCGCGAGCGCGCCTTCACGGACGCGATCTACCGCAACCTTGGCAAGGTGGAAGTGCAGGACCAGCTGGCCGGCATCGATTTCCTCGGCAAGCAGGCCTTCGTCGATCCGAAGCGCATCGGCGTGTATGGCTGGAGCTATGGCGGCTTCATGACGCTGCGCCTGTTGTCGCAGGGCTCGGACAAGATCGCCGCCGGCGTTTCCGGCGCGCCCGTCACCGACTGGGCGCTGTACGACACGCACTACACGGAACGCTTCATGGACAAGCCGTCCGAGAACAAGGAAGGCTATGCCGACAGCACCGTGTTCAAGCATGTCGACGGCCTGAAATCGAACCTGCTGCTGATCCATGGCATGGCCGACGACAACGTGCTGTTCACCAACACCACGAAGATGATCGACGCCCTCGTCAACCGCGGCGTGCAGTTCGAGCTGATGACCTACCCGGGCGCCAAGCACGGCGTCTCGGACCGCAAGCAGCGCAAGCACGTGCAGGTCGGCATCGACGCGTTCTTCCGCAAGCACCTGAAGCCGGACACCGTGCAGTAA
- a CDS encoding chaperone modulator CbpM, which translates to MNGEQPIRAVPLDEAALTLDELARACAVEPGWVVQRVRTGILLDGTGDAPEAWRFTSVDLVRARSLLRIERDFDANEEVAALVVDLTEEVRRLRRRLRAAGL; encoded by the coding sequence ATGAATGGCGAACAACCGATCCGCGCCGTACCGCTCGACGAGGCGGCGCTGACGCTGGACGAACTGGCGCGTGCCTGCGCCGTGGAACCGGGCTGGGTGGTGCAGCGGGTGCGCACCGGCATCCTGCTGGACGGCACCGGCGATGCGCCCGAAGCCTGGCGCTTCACCAGCGTCGACCTGGTGCGCGCGCGCAGCCTGCTGCGGATCGAGCGCGATTTCGACGCCAACGAAGAGGTGGCGGCACTGGTGGTGGACCTGACGGAAGAGGTACGGCGGCTGCGCCGGCGCTTGCGAGCGGCCGGCTTGTAG
- a CDS encoding CsbD family protein: MNSDQIKGKAKEVGGKIQEEAGELVGSSKQQAKGLKNQAEGKVQKKVGDAREAVEDALDDDVTINRGNRQGL, encoded by the coding sequence ATGAACAGCGATCAAATCAAAGGCAAGGCAAAGGAAGTCGGCGGCAAGATCCAGGAAGAAGCCGGTGAACTGGTCGGCAGCTCGAAACAGCAGGCCAAGGGCCTGAAAAACCAGGCGGAAGGCAAGGTCCAGAAAAAAGTGGGCGACGCCCGCGAAGCCGTCGAAGACGCGCTGGACGATGACGTCACCATCAACCGCGGCAACCGCCAGGGCCTGTAA